CAGAGCAGCACGTTTTTCTTTGGAATCATAACCAATATCTGCAGCTAGTACCTTGAGCCTCTTACGTGGTCTACCTGGTTTCAAAGTTTTCAATTTGACTTGATCCAGTAGAGGTAAGACTTGTTCTCTTTCACTACCATTGGCAGGAGTTGTACAGTTAGCTAGAGGCATTCCACTACCTTCAGTCAGGGTGTGAATCAGAACACCTTTACCTTTACCACCATAAGCAATGCCTTCACCTCCTCCCTTGCCAGGGGGAAAAAGAGCCGTCTACGGCACCAAACTCCCATTTAATCAAGCCCTTTTGATCTGCGATCGCTAGCACACGTGCTTGTAAATGTTCAAATGTTCCATCCTTTGCGCCATCGCTAAAGCCATCGATGAGACGAACTTTTTGATGCCCAGATCTCCCCTCGTGGTAGATCACACCATCTACATCCAGTAATCAGTAGGTACAACAAACTGTTTAAAACATAACGATAGGGACAATGAGGCATTCCTTTACCCCGTTTTTCATCGGTCCTTGGGGAAGATATCTTCAAACAACTTCCATTCCAAATCACTTAACCCTTCAAAGCGCCCAGCCATAGAGTCATACACCTAAATCAACCCAGCAATAGACTACCATCTTTTGAGATTAGTGGGATAGGTTCGCGTAAACTATCAAAGTGAGCTCAATATGGAACTCTCATAACATACCGATGAAGATCAATCAATCATGCTGTCAGTCGTTGTCAGTCAATGGTTGGTGAGCACTCAATCGCTAATTTCCTGCACCGGTTCGCGTACGCGAACCTATAAGTCATAGCTATAAGTGAGACAGGGATTGCTTTGGCACACCGTCAAATGGCTACGACACGACCTTTTGCGTTCCAATCAACAGCAAAATCTTCTCGAGATCATGAGCAATCGACCGGAGTGCCGTGGTGATAGAAGAATAACCGTGGTAGCGTAAGATAGCGATGACTAAACTACGGATCATTGAGAGATTGGCAGGAGCATTACCAAATTGTATCCTAGAACTATCCTCATCAAGTACCACGTCCTTAACCCAATGTAAACGATTTTCAATTCCCCAATGACCACGAATGCCTTGGGCAAATTGTGCGGCATCGAGGCATTTACTACTAATATAATAAGCAAGTTGTTGGTAGGGCTTACCTGCTCTTGTACCGATGCGTTCTACTTTTACCAGACATGCTAGACCAATCCACTCGTCACTTATGCCTCTGAGGTCATCAAAAACAGATACAGTTCTAGTGGTGAGACGGTCACTTCTTTTTTCCCTGCTTATGTCAACACTTATGGGTTGAGTTTTTTGAGTGTTGAGTTTGATTTGTTTGTAGAGATTTTTTTGATTACCTTTCGCAGCAATCACATAGTCGTTTCCACTTTCGACAATTAGTTTTACAGTTTTTTTTTACAGTGTAAAGCATCAAAGCTCAATATTACTCCTTCTATCCCTAAATTGGCTAAAAGCAACTGCACAACGTCAATTTCACTACTTTCTTTATTACGAAATTGTTCTAGGGCTAGGGCGACTCCACAGCGACTACTGAAAACAGAAACTACCGAAACGAAGTCTTGATAAGCTTGAGCATAATTATTCACTGTCCCTTTGATACTTTTGCCATCAACTCCTAACCAATCACCCTCTTGGGTTGGCACAGCATCCCTAATCCAGTTGGTCAAAACTTGGGCTAATTGAGTAAAATCAATACTCATCATTACCCTCCGAAACGTCGAGTCTGAGGGAAAACCCATTGGTGGTAAATCTAAGTTTTCGAGCAAGGCGTAGGTTGTGACGACGAGCAAAATCTTCCAAGGCTCGATAACCATAACAATCGCTCATCGTTGCCATAATCACCAGCAGCAAAATTAACCACAAAGGATAGCGTTTTCCTCGCTTGTGCACGAAAATCTGGGAGCTGGGCTAACGCTTCGATGAGATTAGTTTTCATCAGGGAGAGGAAGGAGAGTTCCATATTGAGTTGACTTTGATAGTTTACACTAGTTTATGGTTGCCCTAATTTTCTCTCATCACAATGAATTAGCCCTGCTTAATCAGGGGGTTTCCCCCATTTGCAACAGCATCAAGACAGGTATTGCCGACAACAGAAGAAAAAAATATCCATTGACGAATTTATTCGTCAAGCACGCTTATATACCCCGGATAAATCACGGGTGCTAATCGCATCACGTTGGTAATTTCATGATAACTATGTTAATGGTAGCTTTCTGTGAGAAATGACCAATGACTAAAAACTGATGACCGATGACCGATATCATGGTTAAGGTTTAGGATAGCGATCGCACCATGTCTCATCCTCTATACGTTGCCTTTATCTGGCATCAGCACCAACCGATTTATAAATCCCACAACGGTACCTCGGTGGCATCAGGGCAATATCATCTACCTTGGGTGCGCCTACATGGCACGAAAGATTACCTAGATTTGGTGCTGCTCCTAGAGAGCTACCCTAAGTTGCATCAAACGGTTAATCTAGTACCAACTCTAATTTTGCAACTGGAAGATTACATTGCTGGTACTGCTTTCGATCCTTATCTGACCCTAGCGCTAACCTCCACTGAACAACTGAATCAACACCAGAAGCAATTTATCATCGAACATTTCTTTGATAGCAATCACTACACCCTGATTGACCCCCATCCCCGTTATCGGGAACTGTATGAGAGCCGCCAGGATAAAGGGAAAGAGTGGTGCCTAAACAATTGGACACTAGAGGATTACAGCGATCTACTAGCATGGCATAACCTAGCGTGGATTGATCCGTTGTTTTGGGATGATCCCGATATTGCTAGATGGTTGGAGCAGGGGCGAAACTTCACTTTGTCAGACCGACAGCGAATTTACTCCAAGCAAAGAGAAATCCTCAGCCGCATCATCCCCCAACACCGGAAAATGCAAGATGTTGGTCAACTGGAAATAACTACAAGTCCCTATACTCACCCGATTCTACCGTTGTTAGTGGATACCAATTCTGGTCGTGTGGCTGTTCCTGAGATGAGTCTACCCCAACAGCGATTTCAGTGGGAGGAGGATATTCCCCGACACCTCCAGAAGGCTTGGCAGATCTATACAGAAAAATTTGGACGAGCTCCACGTGGGCTATGGCCTTCCGAACAGTCAGTCAGTCCTGAAATTATACCTTACATTGCCGAAGCTGGGTTTAATTGGATGTGCTCTGATGAAGTAGTATTGGGTTGCAGTATCAACCACTGTTTCGAACGGGATGAGAGAGGGAATGTTACCGAACCAGAGTTACTTTACCGCCCTTATCGTCTAGAAACAGATCACAAAGACCTAGTGATTGTGTTTCGAGACCACCGCTTATCAGATTTGATTGGCTTTACCTATGGGTCAATGTCACCGACTAAGGCAACGGCTGATTTCGTGGGACATTTAGACGGGATTCGCGCTTCCCTTGCGATCGCAGAGTGTAACCCTGACACTTCGAAACCCGAGCAATCTGAGGCATGCAGCGGTTTAGAGCAGCCTTGGCTAGTCACGATTGCTTTAGATGGAGAGAATTGCTGGGAAAACTATTCCGAAGATGGTTTACCCTTCCTCAAATCCCTCTATCAAACTCTGAGTGATCATCCTGATATCAAACTCGTAACGGTTTCTGAGTTTATCGAACAATTTTCCCCTACAGAAACTATTCCGGCAAGTCAGCTACATAGTGGTTCCTGGGTAGATGGTAGCTTCACCACTTGGATTGGTGACCCAGTCAAGAATCGAGCCTGGGACTTACTCAGTGCAGCACGACAAACCTTAGCCAACCATCCGGAAGCCACGGAAGAAAATAATCCAGAAGTTTGGGAAGCCTTGTATGCAGCAGAAGGTTCTGACTGGTTTTGGTGGTTTGGTGAGGGTCATTCGTCCAACCAAGATGCCGTCTTTGACCAGCTGTTCCGGGAACATTTGTCAGGGATTTACCGAGCACTGAATGAGCCAATGCCACCTAATCTCAAACACCCCTTAGTATCTCTTCAGGTACCTTGATTGAACCGGCTAACTAATATACTATAATTTGTGGCTGTCGTGCCCGATAAATTGGGCTGCCATTAGGCTGGCTGGTTTAATCGGCAAGATTAATCAGGCTAGTTATGTCAAGGAAAATTTCAGCAGTCCAGAAACCAACTATATCCAAGCCGTGAAGCTATCTATCTACCACACCCCGGAAGAAACTCCCACAGACACCTTACCAGACTGTGCGATCGCAATTGACGTCCTGCGAGCCACGACGACCATGGCTACAGCTTTAAATGCTGGTGCTGAAGCCGTGCAAGTGTTCAGTGATATCGACCAGTTAATGAAAATCAGCGAACAATGGCCCACTGACAAACGGCTACGAGCTGGGGAAAGGGGTGGGAAAATGGTAGAGGGCTGTGATATGGGTAACTCGCCCTTAATTTGCACACCTGAGCGAGTAGATGGAAGGCGACTATTCATCAGTACCACCAACGGTACCCGTGCTTTACAGCGTGTCCAAAATTCCCCGGTAGTCCTAGCAGCAGCCTTAGTGAATCGTGTCGCAGCAGTGGAGTATTTACTGACCCACAAACCAGATACTATTTGGCTAGTGGGGTCAGGTTGGGAAGGAGCCTACTCCCTAGAAGACACGGTTTGTGCTGGGGCGATTAGTCAAAGACTTATGGAAGAAACCGGAGACTCAGTGGATGACATTGCTGGTAATGATGAAGTAATTGGTGCGATCGCACTTTACTCCCAGTGGCAAGATAAATTACTAGATATGTTCTATCACGCTAGTCACGGAAAACGGCTGCTGCGGCTGAATGGTCATGAAGATTTAAAGTATTGCGCTCAAACTGATGTATTAGACGCTTTACCGATTCAGAAAGAACCAGGGGTTTTGGTTAAAAACCCAGTTATCGGGTAGCACGCACGCAGGTAACGAGAACTTTTTTCCGTTTTAGTTTGGGTACGGATTTATTTTTGATTGTTCAGCTAACCTCTAATGTGTTGGAATTTAATGTGTTGGAATGAGCTCACCAGATTTTAACTCACTTAGCCAATTTCTCGAAGGACTCAGTGAAGAAGACTTAGCTCAACGATTAGGAGTAGCACCAGCAACACTCCAAGAGTTAAGAGACCAACCTGATTTTAAGCAGTGGAGTCAGAGTAAAGATCCAGAATCAGTTTCGTGGCGATATCATAAGGATAAGCAACGCTATATAGTCAACTTATCCTTTGGATAGCGGTGTGACCCCGCGCTTTTTAAAAGCGCTAGGGAAGGCGCACCAAGAGAGTGTGTCATGGTTTTTTTTGATTAATCATAGTTTCGTCGAATCTATCAGTAAGGCTAATCAATACTAAAACTGCTTCAAAAAGCGCAGATCACTGTTGTACAATCGACGAATATCATCAATCTGGTGCAGAACCATGGCAAAACGTTCTACTCCAAAACCAGCAGCGAAACCTGTATAAATTTCAGGATCATAGCCTACAGCCTTGAGTACATTGGGGTCAACCATACCGCAACCCATCACTTCTAACCATTTCCCCTTCCACTGCACATCCACCTCTGCTGAAGGTTCAGTGAAAGGAAAATAACTGGCACGGAAACGTACTTCTAACTCTTCCCCAAACATTGCTTCCAAAAATTCCTTAAGGGTTCCTTTGAGGTCGGTAAAGGTTATCCCTTCATCCACTGCCAACAGTTCTATCTGATGGAACACTGCCGAGTGGGTAGCATCTACCGTATCCCGTCGATAAACTCGACCAGGTGCCACAATCCGAATCGGTGGCTCATGGTTTTCCATGTAGCGAATCTGCACCGAAGAGGTATGGGTACGCAGCAAATTCCCATCCGGCAAGTAGAAGGTATCTTGCATATCCCGAGCCGGATGGTCAGGGGGAGTATTAAGGGACTCAAAGTTATAGTAATCTGTCTCCATCTCTGGGCCAGTAGCAATGGTGTAGCCTAAACCAACAAAAATATCTAATGCCCGATCAATGGTGCTATTGAGGGGGTGAATTCGACCTTGGGGACGATATACCCCTGGCATAGTCACATCCAGGGTTTCTGATCGCAATTTTGCCTGAATTTCAGCTGCTTTCAGGTCTTGGAGCCTCTGCTCTAGGTTCTGCTGGAGGGTTTCTTTGACAACATTTGCGATCGCACCAATCTTAGGTCGGTCTGCTGGTGCTAACTTACCCATTCCCCGCAATATCTGAGACAGTTGCCCTTTCTTGCCTAGGTAATTAATGCGCAACTGTTCCAATTGTTCCAAGGTATCAGCAGAAGCGATCGCAATGGTTGCTTCTTCTTTGAGTGTAGCTAGTTGGGTCTCAATCTCGTTGAGGCTTGTCATCAGTAATTTTAGGTTAGCTAAGACCGCTAGACATGCCCCACACCTCAATGCGCAGCATGAGTGTGGGATGAATCGCGGACAGGATCTTTAATGGTTTTGAGATCGTCTATAATCAAAGTAGTAGGGAAGACAAATTAAGAGCTAACCGCCACCTACGTGCTTAAAAATAGAACTTATTGTATTGTTCCGGCGCGGAGGGGCATCCCGTGTCGTTAATAAAGCTTACCGAGTATCCGAACTGTTGGGTGGAGTTGGTAAGAAGCCCACACTGTAATCTTCGGCGAAGCCGACGCTACGCGAACGATAAGCGTGTGGGAGTATGTCACTAAGAGAAGAACCGGAAACCCCTGTCATTTATGCAGGACTGTTTAATTTTACCAAAAATAATGGGTAATCGCGCCCCGTCCTTATAGGACGGCTTTTTTTTTAAACAATGCCCTTGACAGTTTGTATTAGGTGTGCTTATATTAAATTCTAAGCAATAAACTTTTAAACTAGATAAATACTATCTAACCATAAGTAGGCAACGTAAAAAATATGTATCTGATACATATTGCGTAATTTGGTCTAACGACTTAAACGTCTCAGAAAAATTTAAATAAAAAAAAGTATCTATCTATCTATATAAAAAAAAGGTACGGTGGGGTTTGAAGTTACCGTAATCAGATGGTCGTCTTTATATTTTTAGGGTTATGCAGAATAGGGATCAAGGTTTTGTACTAAGGCGACCCTCTGATCAGGTGCGCGTTTCCGGCAGACCGAAACCTAGATCCATTATCTAAACACTTAGGTCGAATTGTCCTCTACTTTTTTTGGTTCCGACCTGCTATACGCAAGACAGCAAGGCCTATGGCCACGCTACGCGAACGTTGAAGGCGCACGCGTGGCCATAGGCCAAGTAAGAATCCCCATTCTTATAGGACGGGGAGTGTCAATGAAAAAATTTTCAGGTAAGTGGGTTAGACGGTCTTAGAGTACATCAATTTCAGATTAGAATCGAACAGCGACTTTTATCTTTAGCTGCAGTATCCTATCTTATGAAATTGCTGATCAGCAACGATGATGGTATCTTCGCCCTTGGTGTACGTACCCTTGCCAACACCCTCGCTGAAGCGGGGCACAATGTTACCGTAGTATGTCCTGACCGAGAGCGCTCAGCAACTGGTCACGGTTTGACCCTCCATGACCCGATCCGTGCTGAAGTTATAGATAACATCTTTCATCCCAAGGTTACTGCTTGGTCTTGTTCTGGAACCCCTTCAGACTGTGTAAAGCTGGCTTTGTGGGCATTAATGGATAGTGCGCCAGATTTAGTGCTTTCTGGCATTAACCACGGCTCTAACCTGGGTACTGATGTCCTCTACTCTGGCACTGTCTCAGCCGCTATGGAAGGGGTAATCGGAGGGATTGCCAGCATTGCCTTCAGTATAGCCAGCTACACCTCAAAGGAGTTTCAAGTAGCGGCTTCGTTTGCGAAAACTCTCCTAAATCAGCTGTCCGAGCAACCCTTACCAAAAACAACATTACTCAATGTGAACGTGCCACCTGTTAAACTTTCCGAAATAGCTGGTATTGCCATTACCCGTCAAGGGATTCGTCGTTACATTGAGAATTTTGAGAAACGAGTTGATCCCCGAGGTAAAATCTATTACTGGTTAGCTGGTGAAGTTATTGAGGATGTGGAACAACCCGATCATATTCACTTACCTCAAGATATCCCTACTGATGTTCAGGCAATTCGCAACAACTACATTACCATCACCCCTTTACAATATAACCTCACTGATACCGCTAGGGTGTATCACTTGAAGCAGTTGAAACTGGGTCAGGATGAAGGATGTTCGCCGTAGGGGTTCGGTGTAGGGTAGGATGAAGGATGAAAGATGAAGGATGAAGGATAAAGTTTTGGAAAATTTACCTAAATTTATATTGACAAATGAGCAACTTTACTGTTTTTATACAGAAATAAAAGTGACCGTTTAACCCTCAAAAATAAGGTGAAAAGCCGCCATGCTGCGACAACTGTAATCAGCCGATTTCTATAACCATTGAAGCAGGTATTGATCAGATGGGTAATAATTGTAAGACCCGTCGGCGAGAGCTTAAGAAAGAAAAAGCTGAAACCAACTAGTCAACTAATTTTTTTTTTTTAAACCTTCAACCTTCAACCTTCAATTTTAAACCTTCAACTTTAAAACTCCAACATTAAACTTTTAACTTTAAACCTTTAACATTTAAATTTCAACCTTCAACCTTCAACCTTCAACCTTCAACCTTCAACCTTCAACCTTCAACCACCGCCTCGATAGTACAGTTCAAGAAAGCGGAAAAACTTTTCACAGAGTTCTGGATCTCTTGCCCCAACTTTTATTTCTTTGGTAATTTCTGCTACAGCCTGTTTCCAGTAGGGGCGAATGCCTGGGGGATCACTACGGTTACGATATAGCCGCTTGCTGATGATAGCATCTGCCGCATTCACCAGCTGAAAGACCTGAACAATGTAAGGAATTTTTTCACCACGCAACCCATCCGGATAACCAGTGCCATTCAGCCTCTCTTGGTGGGTACGCACTAAGAAGGCAAACTCCTTGAGGAGGGGATGCTGGTTACAAATCAGTTCTGAAACTTCAGGATACTCCTTAACTTTTGTCCACTCCTTTTCTGTCAGCGGTTCTGTTTTGAACAGGATCTGATCGGGAATGCTAATTTTCCCTAAACCGTGGCAATAGCACAAAAAAACCAGCTGACGCATTGATTCTGGCTCTAACTTTAACCAGCGCCCAAAATGCATGCACATAGTTCGCAGACGATAGCACCTTAAGCCAATCGGGACGTTGCGAGCCAACTGGATTTGTTCAAGGAAATTTAGGATATCGGCGTCCCCAGAACGAAGCATCAAACTTTGAAGTTGGTTTTGGTTTTAACAATTAAATTATCCCTATCTATTAGCTTACACATGTGAATTTTTTATGAAGCTAATCCAGTTTATTAAGTCGTTATCCCATAGTGGTAGCCCTCTAGAAGTAGTGAGAGACGTTGGTAAAATCGACTCCTACCAAGGAATAAAACTGCCAAAATCACGACTTGTTTAGAACTAGGGAACTACCGATTTTGGTTAATTTTTCATGAGGCTGATTTGTAAGTATTCAGCTATCAGCTATCACCTATCAGCTTATGGGCTACAGATGGTGCTACTTGAGGTGCTATCAGCTTATGGGCATAGGGAAAGCTACACCGAACAGCTTTTGAACAAGCGATGCAGCTTCGGAACAGGGGAGGCAGTCGGCCAAAGGGGGTTCCCACGGGGCTTTCAAGGTGCGGACGCAGGTGACCCACGCAGCCCCTACCCACTCGCTATTGCCGTGGTTTCCCCCACTCGCGCTTGGGATCAAGACAACAGGTAAGCATTCGTTTAATCTGAGTTAAGTCACAGCGCTTGTGGCCTGTGCCACATGCTTGTGGCCTGTGCCACAAAGCTGTTCGCGTTCGCGAATGGCTCACGGGCTCACGGCTGACCGCATTAGGCTGCCCGAAAGAGGTTTATTTTAAGCATTAGGGTGACCGCATTAGGGTGACCGCATTAGGCTGAATGCTGAGGCTGATTCAGTTTATTGAGTTGCGATCGCATAGTGAACTAACTCAACTAGTTTCTGACGCAATGTCTCCAGTCCAAGACGTTTACTAGCAGATATAAACACTCCTTGAGGAAATTCTTCTTTCGCTAACGCTAGGGTATCACTTTCTACTTGGTCAATTTTATTAAATACCACTAAAATCGGTCCTGGTGTAATGGGCATATCCCTTAGAATTCCCATTACAGAACGAATGTGACTAGCCCACGCTGAATGGGATAAATCCACTAAATGCAGCAAAGCATCTGCTTCTGTTACTTCCTCGAGGGTAGCCCGAAATGAATCTACTAAGGGTGGGGGTAACTCGTGAATAAACCCTACCGTATCGATCAATAGCATACCGCTAGATTTACCAGTTACTGAGTCAACAATAGGTAAGCGTCTGGTGGTGGGGTCAAGAGTAGCAAATAACTGGTCAGCGGTATAAACCTCAGCATTGGTTAGGGTATTCAACAGGGTAGATTTGCCCGCATTTGTATAACCAACGACCGCCACTGTCGGAACGTCCTGTTGCTGACGGCGCTGCCTTAACCTTGACCGATGAGCCTGTAATTGGTTTACTTCTTGTTGAAGTCGGGCAATTCGACGCTGAATGGAGCGACGTTCGGTTTCCAGTTTGGTTTCACCCGGACCACGAGTACCAATGCCACCTCCTAACCGGGACATTGCCTGACCCCGACCAGTAAGGCGAGGCAACATATATTCTAGTTGTGCCAGTTCCACCTGCAATTTACCAGCACGGGACTGAGCTCGTTGGGCGAAAATATCGAGAATCACTTCAGTACGGTCTACAACCCGAACACCAATTTGGGATTCTAGGTTGCGAGCTTGTGCTGGTGATAGGTCGCGGTCAAATACTACCAGATTAGCGGCTAGAGTTTGGGTAGTCAGGGCAATTTCCTCTACCTTACCGCTACCAACTACTGTTTGGGGATGGGGATGCGTACGCTTTTGCTGGATTACCCCTAATACTTCTCCACCAGCGGTTTCCACCAACCGCCCAATTTCTGCTAAGCCATCTTCAAATCGCTCTGGGCTGATGTGTTCAGTCATTAATCCTATAATCAGCACCCTATCTTGGTCAACATCGACTTGCTGAGCCACAAATTGCCGTCGAAACTCAGCTTCTAGCTCTTCGACCAATTCCTGGAAATCCTGCTTGGTCAGAATATCCAGACTCATGGGTGATGATACACTCCAATTTAGGAGTTTAGAGTCTACCTTATTGTTTCCTTGTGAGTTACTAGGAGGGAGCAAATGTGCGAGATAAGTTTCTTTGATATAACCTGTTGCTCCACCACCCCGCCTGATCATACCTGACCCAGTAATCGTAAGTACCACCAATGCATCCAATCGCTGAATTGCCATAGCCGTGAGGGTAGATTCTCTAGGGGTTTCTGATTTGAGCTGAGTGGCGATACAGCGAATCCCGCACAATCGTTCAGCACCGTAACGGGGCAATTCCAGGGGAGGAATTTTGGTCTGAGTAGGGGTACCTACAGCCACACGAATCACTTGTCCCCGGCGATTGATGTAGGTGCATAGGGGCTGTTGAATATCTGTGCTAATGGCTGCAACACGTTGAGCAAACTCCGGTGTAGTCAAGTTATCGCTAGGTAAGCGTTGGTGATACAACCGTTTGAGTTGCTTGAGCTGGCTAGGCTTAAGACCTTGAAGATTACCGTAGATAGTATCGATAGGCGCTACTGACCAATAACCTGGTTTCCAACACTACTCTATCTATTTTAAGACTTACCCACTGAAACCAAACATCCTGCTTTGCTACGGGTATAGGGTGATGGGGTAGGTGACTGGTTTACCGGGTGTGGCGAGCAAGGTATGACAACAAAGCGTTAGTCCACAGGAATTACGCACCAAGACCCTTAAAACCAGGTTTTTGGTGATAAATCAAAGATCCTTGCTTGCATGGCTTTTACCTTTTATATCAAATCCGGATAATTGCCCAGACTGAAGATATCTAGACAAAATATTTCTCCGAAGCTCCCCTGCACCCGAAGCTCCCCTGCACCCGAAGCTCCCCTCACCACGAAGTATGGTTATTCAACCAGATTTGATATTACCTTTTGCCCTAGCCAAACCTTCCCCTACCTGTAAGACTAATACTGATTCACCAGCCCGAATCAAGGTTTTACCGATTGGCACCACCGCTAGACCATTGGTCTGAGCAAGATTAATCAAATTACCAGAACTATGACTACCACTAGCCAGATGAAATTCGTAGGCACCAGCTGCATCTAAACACAGTTGTCCCCACAGGTAAGTTTCCCGGCTTCCACCAGCATGTAAGTCATTAGATGCGATCGCTTTGACAAAAACTGGTTTCGAGACTTCCTCCGGTAAACCAGATAGTTTTAACAGTGCTGGTTTAACAAACCGCCAACAACTGACTAGTGCTGAAACGGGATTCCCAGGTAGACCAAAGTAAAGTACTGGACGTTTTGAACACGAAGGAGTACTAGAAAGATCACTTTCTTCTGGGGAATTAGGCAAGGGGGAGGTAAAGGTAGCAACTGTTAGGGGTTTACCGGGTTTAACGGCAACCGAGTGGATGTGAATCTCTGCCCCGAGCTGGGCTAAGATTTTGTCTACATAGTCATAATCTCCCACTGATACACCGCCAGTAGATAGAACCATATCTGCTTCGGAGATAGCGTTTGCGATCGCATTTTTTAGATCGTCTGGCTGATCGCGCACAATCCCCATAGGTATGGGTACTCCTCCCAAGAGGGAGACAAAGGTAGCCAAGGCATACTGATTAGAATCCACAATTTGACCAGGTTTTAGGGGTTGGTCAGGGGTTACTAGCTCGTTGCCAGTGGAAAAAATTGCCACCCGAGGACGCCGATACACTGTCAATTGGTTACACTGAGCTGCAGCTAAGACGGCAATTTCTGGAGCACCAAGCCTAATGCCTGGTTTCATAAGACTCGTTTGGGCTTGGTAAAAAGATGCCCGATGACGGACAAACGCTTGGGGTTGGGGAGCCTCCAAAATCACCACCTGGTTGTCCTGGAGCTTGGTGTTTTCTTGGATCACCACCGTATCAGATCCTTTTGGCATACAACCTCCAGTAAAAATCCGTGACGCTTGTCCGGGTTTGACTTCACATTGGGGTTGATATCCAGCAGGGATTTCTTCGACAATAGTTAAAACTACTGGTTGTTCGCGATTGCAGGATTGGACATCGCTATAACGCACGGCATACCCATCCATGGCTGAATTATCCCAGTGGGGAAAATCTAAGTTACTGGTCACTGTTGCTGCCAGAATTCTATTAGTGGCAGCAGATAGCTCTACCACCTGTGTTTCCAGCCGTGGGTCAAAGGGTTGAACCAAATTGAGAATGATTGACTCTGCTTCTTGAACTGCTAGCATTGCCTATTAAGTATGAAAGATGAACGATGCAGCACTATTGCATGAAGGACACAGTGAAGTACTTGCGCTGTGGTGGGCGTGAAATCTTCCCTAATTATCTTCCACTTCATCAATGGTAGGTTTTTAGTTTTGATCGGAAGTTTCGATTCTGATCGGTTCATCTTTGGTTCCAACTCTTTAATCCACGAACAACTTGTAGCTTTCATCCCGTGACTAGATCAATTATCGATAGATTACGATTAGGGTTATCCGTAGGCATTGCCAAAACCGTCACCGCTCTGGTTCGGTTATTAAACCTAGGGGCAGCAAGTGTTCTGCCTGGAGCAATTGCCCGTCGTTTCCAGCCTCAAGTGCTTCCCTTACTCTTGGATCAGGTCAGACGAGGTGTGATTCTAATTGTTGGTACTAACGGTAAAACTACCACCTCTCTACTTCTATGCACTATCCTGGAAGACCTTGGTT
The Moorena sp. SIOASIH genome window above contains:
- the hflX gene encoding GTPase HflX; translated protein: MYHQRLPSDNLTTPEFAQRVAAISTDIQQPLCTYINRRGQVIRVAVGTPTQTKIPPLELPRYGAERLCGIRCIATQLKSETPRESTLTAMAIQRLDALVVLTITGSGMIRRGGGATGYIKETYLAHLLPPSNSQGNNKVDSKLLNWSVSSPMSLDILTKQDFQELVEELEAEFRRQFVAQQVDVDQDRVLIIGLMTEHISPERFEDGLAEIGRLVETAGGEVLGVIQQKRTHPHPQTVVGSGKVEEIALTTQTLAANLVVFDRDLSPAQARNLESQIGVRVVDRTEVILDIFAQRAQSRAGKLQVELAQLEYMLPRLTGRGQAMSRLGGGIGTRGPGETKLETERRSIQRRIARLQQEVNQLQAHRSRLRQRRQQQDVPTVAVVGYTNAGKSTLLNTLTNAEVYTADQLFATLDPTTRRLPIVDSVTGKSSGMLLIDTVGFIHELPPPLVDSFRATLEEVTEADALLHLVDLSHSAWASHIRSVMGILRDMPITPGPILVVFNKIDQVESDTLALAKEEFPQGVFISASKRLGLETLRQKLVELVHYAIATQ
- the glp gene encoding gephyrin-like molybdotransferase Glp, translating into MLAVQEAESIILNLVQPFDPRLETQVVELSAATNRILAATVTSNLDFPHWDNSAMDGYAVRYSDVQSCNREQPVVLTIVEEIPAGYQPQCEVKPGQASRIFTGGCMPKGSDTVVIQENTKLQDNQVVILEAPQPQAFVRHRASFYQAQTSLMKPGIRLGAPEIAVLAAAQCNQLTVYRRPRVAIFSTGNELVTPDQPLKPGQIVDSNQYALATFVSLLGGVPIPMGIVRDQPDDLKNAIANAISEADMVLSTGGVSVGDYDYVDKILAQLGAEIHIHSVAVKPGKPLTVATFTSPLPNSPEESDLSSTPSCSKRPVLYFGLPGNPVSALVSCWRFVKPALLKLSGLPEEVSKPVFVKAIASNDLHAGGSRETYLWGQLCLDAAGAYEFHLASGSHSSGNLINLAQTNGLAVVPIGKTLIRAGESVLVLQVGEGLARAKGNIKSG